The segment AATAAACAGGAAGCAAGGTATGATGGATAGCAATTACACACGAAGGGAGCATCCGGAAGAGATGAAGGACAGCTTGAAGCACATCTTATTTGATCTGGACGGCACACTAACCGATCCCAAGGAAGGTATTACCAAAAGCGTGGAGTATGCGCTCAACCAATTCAGCATTGAGGTGGAGCATCCTGACTTGCTGATTCCGTACATAGGTCCGCCGCTATATGATTCTTTTATCGAAATTCAGGGCTTTACGGCGGAGGCAGCGGCACAGGCTGTAGAGTTCTACCGGGAGCGTTACCGGACGTTGGGGATGTTCGAGAACCATGTGATTCCAGGCATTCCAGACCTGCTGGAGAGCTTGAGGAGTAAGGGATTCGAGCTGTATGTGGCGACCTCCAAGCCTATTGTGTTCGCTGAGCAGATCCTCCGGCATTACGAACTGGACGGGTTCTTCAAGTATGCGGCCGGCAGCAACCTGGATGGCACAAGATCGAAGAAGCGCGAGGTCATTCAGCATGTGCTGGAGGAGAATAATCTTCTTGCTTCGCATTCGCTGATGATCGGGGACCGGGAGCATGACATCATCGGGGCCAAAGCCTGCGGTGTAGCCTCTGTGGGCGTGTTATTCGGCTATGGTTCAGAGGAGGAGTTATCGGCGGCCGGTGCGGATTATATTGCGCATACGGTGGAAGAAGTAGAGGATATTATTCAGCGGTTGCAGCGGAATGAGCTCGGTGGGTAAGGCCCACGGGCTGAGGGATTAAGGGAGTTAAAGTTAAAGGAATTAAGCGGTCAAGCGGGAAGCGGATTTTAAGTTTTTTTCTGCGAAGTATTGACTTCTGGCGAAGACCGTGCGTATTATGTAACCAGCAACACCATAACCAAGGCAATGACCAGAGACAGGATATCCCGTGAGGACTGACCAGAGAGAGAAGTGCAAGGTGAGAGCTTCTTACAGAGACCAGCCGGATGTTACCCCTCTATAGCCGTGACACTGAACCCTCCTGCTGTTAGCGAGGCTGTAAATGTCACCGCCCCATCCCCGTTAACGGATGCCATGAGGATTGTACTGATCACGTTTCCGCCGAACAGCCGGGGGTGAAGTGACGTATAGTCGAATTAGGGTGGAACCACGAGCTTAGACGCACTCGTCCCTTTCCGGGATGAGATGCGTTTTTTTGTGTTCACATATACGATTATACACTGAAGAAATGGAGGCCATAATCATGGAGATTCAAGTGCAGCTGCCGGATGGAGCAAATAGGAGGTATTCGCGTAACACCACAATTGCGCAGATTGCGGAGTCGATTAGCGTAAGTCTAAGGAAGAATGCAGTAGCTGGCAAAATCGATGGCAGACTCGTTGACCTTGATTGTCCGGTTGAAGGGGACAGCCTCGTGGAGATCGTGTCAGCGGACAGCAGCGACGGGCTGATGATTCACAGACACAGCACAGCCCATGTGATGGCCCAGGCGATCAAACGGATCTATGGAGAACGGAACGTGAAGCTGGGCATTGGTCCAGTGATCGAGGACGGCTTCTATTACGATATAGATATTGAACAACCCCTGTCCAGCGAGGATCTTGCTGCGATTGAGCGGGAGATGGGGAAGATCATCAAGGAGAACCTGCCGATCCGGCGCCGGGTGGTCAGCCGGGCGGAAGCGGTGCAGTACTTTGAACAGTCGGAAGAGCCGCTGAAGCTGGAACTGATCCGGGATCTGCCGGAGGACGCGGTCATCAGCCTGTATGAGCAAGGCGAATTCACGGACCTGTGCCGGGGGCCGCATCTGCCCTCCACTGGCCGGATTAAGGCGTTCAAGCTGCTAAGTGTAGCAGGTGCCTACTGGCGCGGAGATGCTGACAATCAGGTGCTCCAACGGATATATGGCACAGCCTTCCTGAGCGCTGCGGCACTTGAAGAGCATCTGCATCTGCTGGAGGAAGCGAAGAAACGGGATCACCGCAAGCTGGGCAAGGAGCTGGGCTTGTTCATGTTCTCCGAGGAAGCGCCGGGCATGCCGTTCTACCTGGCCAAAGGGATGCTGATACGCACAGCGCTGGAGGATTTCTCCCGCAGGCTGCAGCGCGCGGACGGGTATGAGGAGGTCCGCTCGCCGCTGATGATGAACTGCCGTCTGTGGGAGCAATCCGGACACTGGGATCATTACAAGGACGAGATGTATTTCACTAAGGTGGATGAGACAGATTTTGCGCTGAAGCCGATGAACTGTCCCGGACATATGCTGATCTACAAGAACAGCCTCCGTTCCTACCGGGATCTGCCGATCCGCATTGCGGAATACGGCCAGGTTCACCGCCATGAATCCTCCGGCGCGCTGAACGGGATGATGCGGGTCCGGACTTTTTGCCAGGATGATGCCCATTTGTTCGTGCTGCCGGAGCAGATTGAATCCGAGATCTCGCGGGTGCTGGAGCTGATCGATCAGTTCTATTCTATCTTCGGATTCGAGTACAAGGTCGAGCTGTCTACACGCCCGGAGGACTATATGGGGTCCGAAGAGCTCTGGGATCAGGCGGAGGAGTCGCTTGCGCGGGTGCTGAAGAATAACGGAATCGAGTACCGGGTGAATGAAGGAGATGGCGCTTTTTACGGGCCGAAGATCGATTTCCATGTCCTCGATGCCCTGAAGCGGAGCTGGCAATGCGGTACGATTCAACTGGATTTCCAGATGCCTGAGAAGTTCGACCTGACTTACATTGGCGAAGATAACAACAAGCATCGTCCGGTTGTCATTCATCGTGCCGTGTTCGGCTCCATTGACCGGTTCATGGGTATTCTTACAGAGCACTATAGCGGGGCGTTCCCGCTGTGGCTGTCTCCGGTGCAGGTCAAGCTGCTGCCAGTCTCTGTGGTTCATGATGAGTATGCCGAGCAGGTCAGAAGACAGCTGGCGGCAGCCGGACTGCGGGTGGAGGTGGATTCCCGGAATGAGAAGCTGGGCTACAGAATCCGTGAAGCGCAGCTGGAGAAAATCCCTTATATGCTGGTGCTGGGAGATCAGGAGCAGAATGACGGAACAATCTCGGTACGAAGCCGTGCGGAGAACGCACTGTCCACGCTGAGGGCGCAGGAATTCATTCAGCAATTGACTGCCAGGATTGACAGATGGGAATAAATCGCTTCATATATAACAGGTGAAAAGCTAACAGGTAAAAAGATATAGGGGGAAATCAGTTGACAGCAATAGAAACAGGGCAGCTTGCAGGTAGCGTAATCCGGCTTGTGCCTTTGACGGCAGAGCATAAGCCTGAGCTTAAGAAGCTGCTGCACAATCCGCTGATCTGGGAGTACACCTGGAGACGGATCAGCTCAGAGGAACAGGCAGGACAACTGGTGGATACGGCTCTGGCGAATCAGGCGGCAGGCAAGGATATGCCTTATGTGATGGTGGAGCAGGCATCCGGCCGGATCGTAGGGACTACGCGGTTGATGCATCTGGACGGTACGCATCGCAATGCAGAGACCGGCTGCACCTGGATCTCACCGGACTATTGGAGAACTGCGGTGAATACGGAGTCGAAGCTGCTTTTGCTGCAACATGCCTTCGAGGTGCTGGGGCTGATCCGGGTGGACTTCTCCATTGTCAGTCACAACCTGCGCTCCCAGCGGGCCATTGAGCGGATTGGAGCGGTCCGGGAGGGCGTCCTGCGCAAGCATCGTATTACCGCTGACGGGGCTGTTATGGACAATGTGCTGTACAGCATTATCGATGAGGAATGGCCTGCGGTGAAGAAGAATCTGCAATATCTGGTGAATGAGAAATATAAATAGCGGTTGATATGGTGTGTTGTAAAGTAGTGCTTTAACATAGAGGGGTCCCTGCGCGGGCTCCTCTATTTATTTTGCAAATAGCCATATCTATGAAACATTGATATAATAGAATGACATGAGAATAGAAACATACATTCCCATTATCTCGGGGTTCTGAGCATGAACAAACCGTCTATATTTGTATGTTCCGGCCCAACCTTCACCCTGCGGTGCGGATTTGGGTTTATGTTATGTTGTAGGGAAATTATGAAGTGATGGCGAGGTTGGCTAGAGGATGAACTGGAATGATTTCGGAGAACGGAACAAGCGGCTGAATCCCTTATGGAGTCTGGGCGCAGGCATGAATCTGGGTGAGCTGCAGCCGTATAAGGAAATGATTGCGCTTAGTGTGCTGCTGCAGGTCTATTATCTGGAGCTGGAATCGAATGAACAGCGGGCCAGGGAGGATCTGGTGGATCTGGCCTGGAGCTCGCTGGAGCGATTCGGCATAGAGAAGCTCGGCAGCCCGGAATCGGTCGAGCGGCTGGTGGACGGACTGCTGTGGAGCGGCAGCGGCGGAGATTTCGAGGCCCATTATTATGATGACCATACCCGGCAGATCGGGGTCCAGAAATACAAGTATTTCACTGTGGACGAGGATGCTACGCGTATCAGCTGGGAGGAGAACGGGACGACCATTTACCGGCTCTCCGAGTATGCGATGGAGCTGATCTTCATGAGCCACGAGATTATCGATGAGTTCCAGGTCAGCATCAAGCTGCTGGAGATTCAGATGCATATCAAGCATGGACGGGTTACCCGGGCGATGCAGGATGTGAATGAGCTGATCTCCCGCGTGCGCAAAATGACCCAGCAGCAGCAGGAATACCGTAATGCCCTGCGCCGTAATCCGAAGCATATCTTCAGCGAATACGGCACTCAGCGGCACGAGCGGCTGGAGGAGATCCATCAGCAGTTTGACGAGGAACGCAAGCATTTCGATAATATCCACCGCTCGCTGGCCCGGCTGGCCAATGATGAGAAGGATGTCATTGATTTCAATGAACTGCGTCAGCTCTCCGAGCGGGTGGAGCTGTCCCGGCGGGTGCATGACGAGCTGGCCGAGGTCGTGCTGAGCATCTTCGAAGCGGAGACGAATCTGCGGCTGAACTTCCCGGAATTATTCTGGGGAGCAGCGGGCTTTAACTTCCGCACCCATGTGTGGGAGGAATGGGTGAAGCCCGAAGGTCTGCGGGACGGGGATAGCCTGGAGACGCTGATCAGCGGGCTGTTCTCGCCCAGCCAGGATTTCATCTATCCGCTGGCCTGGGCCTGGGAAGAGCAGGAGGTTGGCTTCCTGCCGGAGGATACGCCGGATGTGACGGAGGAAGCCGGGGAAGAAGAGGACATCCATTATGTGCCCAGAGATATTCCCTGGACCGAGGTATGTGAACTGTGGCTGCCCGTCATTGCCGGAGTGGCTGCGCAGGGCAGCTTCACCTTCACTGCGGAGGCATTCACGGAGCAGGAGCAGCGGCGCTGGGCGGATTGTCCGGATGCCGTGGATTTGTGGGTGCAATTTTTCCATACCGTAATTACTGTCGAGGAGCAGGAAGCGGAAGGCCATGGCGTCGCGGACGAGTGCCAGAAGCTGCTTCAGCGGCTGATGCTGGACCACCCGGAGCTTGCGGTGTTGCGCGGCTTAAGGCTGCGGACTACCATCTCTTCGCAGCAGCAGGGCAGCATCCGTATCCCTGGTCTTGAGATCAGCCCTTATACCATTACTATAGTAGAGAAGTGAGATGATTCGGATATGAGTTATTCCTTAGAGCAAGTTCAGCAGGCTTCCCGGCTGTTCTTCGACCTGCTTCGGCGCAAGGTGATTCCGCTGGATGATCCCGCTGCCGCCGAATGTCTGCAGGATACCGCCGCCTATGATGCCCTGCAATATGTAGCCAAAGAAGCCGGCTGCCGGATTATGAATTCCGGTCACCGCCTGCACCTGCTCGTGAGTCCGATCGGCTCCGGGTTCGCCAGCAACTTCACTCAGCTGCGTAATAAATATTCACGGATTGAGCGTAAGACGCATCTACATATCATTAACGTTATTATCCTTGTCTTCCTGGCGGAGATGGATCAGGATGAGCAGCACTTCAAGCCGGGACAGGACAGCATGTCTTACATACAACTGTCGGATCAGGTATCCGAGTTGTTCCAAGGCTGGATTGGCATGGATGAAGACGGCAGCTTCAGCAAGCAGTGGCGGCTGGATATCCAGGCGATGCACAGAGTGTGGACCAGCCTCTATATGCAGACCCGCAGCCAGGAGGAGGGCGATTCGCTGACCCGCGGTGCAGGCTCCCGGATTGGCCTCATTCACGAAGGAATGAAGCTGCTGGAGGAGGAGCATCTGGTGTTCATTTCCGAGCATGAGAAGCGGATCTTCCCCCGGGAAGAGCTGTACGAGCGGATGCGTTATCTCTACCATGATGTGGACCGGTACAAAGAGCTGAAGGCTCTGATTGGCCGCACACTGAGCGAACAGGAGGGTGAAGCCTATGCCGCGCATTGAGCGAATCCGCATCGCCGGACTGAAATACGAGAAGATGCTGAAGAAATATGAGGATATGATCCTCGATCTGTGTAATGAAGAAGGCCCGGCCAATACCCTGATTACGCTGATGAACGGCGGGGGGAAGGGCGTGCTGCTGCAGTCGATTTTCCAGTTGCTGATGCCTAGAGCCGCCTGGGGTAAGGATAATGAGAACCAGGTCGAGGCCTTCTTCCATAATCACAAAAAACAGCTGAAGCCCTACACCTTCCACGTGGCCATCGAATGGCGGCTCGACGATAAGGAGCGGACGGAGTATGTCACCACCGGGATCGCGATGACAGCCCAGCATTCCATGGACCAGCTTGAGATCAAAGTGGATTATCTGCTATACGCGCTGCTGAAATATGAGGAGACGGCTGAGCTTACACTCTCCACCCTGCCTTTGTACGATCATGAGCTGAATACGCCCGCGAGCTTCGAAGCGATTCAGCAGTTTGTGCGGGAACGGCGGGGTGAGATTAATGTCTACGGCAGCAGCAGCTCCGATCTGAAGAAATACTATGCCTACCTGGCTGACCATGATATCCATATTGATGAATGGCGCAATATGCGCAGAATCAACGGGGAAGAGGGCGGCATCAAGGGCTATTTCCAGAAAAATGACGCTTTCACCAATCATAATCTCTTCGAGCGGCTGATTATTCCAGAGATCGGTTCCAGTCTGGGAGGGAGCCTGCGCGAGGATGAAGGCTCGCTTCAGCGGAT is part of the Paenibacillus sp. FSL M7-0420 genome and harbors:
- a CDS encoding GNAT family N-acetyltransferase — protein: MTAIETGQLAGSVIRLVPLTAEHKPELKKLLHNPLIWEYTWRRISSEEQAGQLVDTALANQAAGKDMPYVMVEQASGRIVGTTRLMHLDGTHRNAETGCTWISPDYWRTAVNTESKLLLLQHAFEVLGLIRVDFSIVSHNLRSQRAIERIGAVREGVLRKHRITADGAVMDNVLYSIIDEEWPAVKKNLQYLVNEKYK
- the thrS gene encoding threonine--tRNA ligase; translation: MEIQVQLPDGANRRYSRNTTIAQIAESISVSLRKNAVAGKIDGRLVDLDCPVEGDSLVEIVSADSSDGLMIHRHSTAHVMAQAIKRIYGERNVKLGIGPVIEDGFYYDIDIEQPLSSEDLAAIEREMGKIIKENLPIRRRVVSRAEAVQYFEQSEEPLKLELIRDLPEDAVISLYEQGEFTDLCRGPHLPSTGRIKAFKLLSVAGAYWRGDADNQVLQRIYGTAFLSAAALEEHLHLLEEAKKRDHRKLGKELGLFMFSEEAPGMPFYLAKGMLIRTALEDFSRRLQRADGYEEVRSPLMMNCRLWEQSGHWDHYKDEMYFTKVDETDFALKPMNCPGHMLIYKNSLRSYRDLPIRIAEYGQVHRHESSGALNGMMRVRTFCQDDAHLFVLPEQIESEISRVLELIDQFYSIFGFEYKVELSTRPEDYMGSEELWDQAEESLARVLKNNGIEYRVNEGDGAFYGPKIDFHVLDALKRSWQCGTIQLDFQMPEKFDLTYIGEDNNKHRPVVIHRAVFGSIDRFMGILTEHYSGAFPLWLSPVQVKLLPVSVVHDEYAEQVRRQLAAAGLRVEVDSRNEKLGYRIREAQLEKIPYMLVLGDQEQNDGTISVRSRAENALSTLRAQEFIQQLTARIDRWE
- a CDS encoding HAD family hydrolase, producing the protein MMDSNYTRREHPEEMKDSLKHILFDLDGTLTDPKEGITKSVEYALNQFSIEVEHPDLLIPYIGPPLYDSFIEIQGFTAEAAAQAVEFYRERYRTLGMFENHVIPGIPDLLESLRSKGFELYVATSKPIVFAEQILRHYELDGFFKYAAGSNLDGTRSKKREVIQHVLEENNLLASHSLMIGDREHDIIGAKACGVASVGVLFGYGSEEELSAAGADYIAHTVEEVEDIIQRLQRNELGG
- a CDS encoding DUF6063 family protein; this encodes MSYSLEQVQQASRLFFDLLRRKVIPLDDPAAAECLQDTAAYDALQYVAKEAGCRIMNSGHRLHLLVSPIGSGFASNFTQLRNKYSRIERKTHLHIINVIILVFLAEMDQDEQHFKPGQDSMSYIQLSDQVSELFQGWIGMDEDGSFSKQWRLDIQAMHRVWTSLYMQTRSQEEGDSLTRGAGSRIGLIHEGMKLLEEEHLVFISEHEKRIFPREELYERMRYLYHDVDRYKELKALIGRTLSEQEGEAYAAH